One region of Sphingomonas abietis genomic DNA includes:
- a CDS encoding beta-glucosidase family protein produces MTVKTSLIQASLKPGIGLALLLSSTMLAAQAPARSGTALAERVDALIGKMTLDEKIAMVNGTFGSALLKTKPDEKRNGAGHVPGVARLGIPDLFESDASLGVANGGEMRKGDVATALPSSLATAASFEPQIAYVGGAMIGAEARAKGFNVLLSGGANLTRDPWNGRNFEYLGEDVWLTGVMAGASIQGVQSNDIVSTMKHFALNAQESGRNVLDARMAEAPMRESDLLAFEIANERGQPGSVMCGYNHVNGDYDCENAFLLNDVLKRDWGFKGWVMSDWGAVHSTVKAVNAGLDQESGQELDTQPFFAAPLKAAVMAGSVPQARLDDMVRRILRTMIAHGLVDHPTPTTPQAIDYDAHAEIAQRAAEAGIVLLRNDGLLPLAATARHILVIGSHADKGVLSGGGSSQVRSVGGLASEEPMPGGGPLSSFIKVSYHASSPLDAIRKRAPGAEVRYLDGEDAEAAAAAARSADIVLVFAHQWRTEAVDVDTLALPDGQDALIDAVASANPKTVVILETGGAVLMPWRDKVGAVLEAWYPGQRGGPAIARVLFGEVNPGGRLPLTFPASEAQAPRPQIPGLASVKAAAARNAGKPAMLDLSTVDLTGGVAEFTVDYPEGADVGYRWYAGQGTKPLYPFGFGLSYSQFAYSRLTLAGGRTPTISFRVTNTGKRAGADVPQVYANVALGKGAALPRLVGFERVVLKPGETRTVSVTIDPRLIARYDGTARAWKVAAGSLPIMVGTDVQTPVLSGTVAVPALSLPAEASNISK; encoded by the coding sequence ATGACCGTGAAGACCAGCCTGATACAGGCCTCGCTCAAGCCCGGCATCGGCCTGGCGCTGTTGCTCTCCTCGACGATGCTCGCCGCGCAGGCGCCCGCGCGTTCCGGCACCGCGCTCGCCGAGCGGGTGGATGCGCTCATCGGCAAGATGACGTTGGACGAGAAGATCGCGATGGTGAACGGCACCTTCGGCAGCGCGCTGCTCAAGACCAAGCCGGACGAGAAGCGTAACGGTGCCGGCCATGTCCCGGGCGTGGCGCGGCTCGGTATCCCCGACCTGTTCGAGAGCGACGCCAGCCTCGGCGTCGCCAACGGTGGCGAGATGCGCAAGGGCGACGTCGCGACCGCGCTGCCCTCCAGCCTCGCCACCGCGGCGAGCTTTGAACCGCAGATCGCCTATGTCGGCGGCGCGATGATCGGCGCAGAGGCCCGTGCCAAAGGCTTCAATGTCCTGTTGTCCGGCGGCGCCAACCTCACCCGCGATCCATGGAACGGTCGCAACTTCGAATATCTGGGCGAGGATGTCTGGCTCACGGGCGTCATGGCCGGCGCGAGCATCCAGGGTGTCCAGTCGAACGACATCGTCTCGACGATGAAGCATTTCGCGCTCAACGCGCAGGAGAGCGGCCGCAACGTCCTCGACGCGCGCATGGCCGAAGCGCCGATGCGCGAGAGCGACCTGCTCGCATTCGAGATCGCCAACGAGCGGGGCCAGCCCGGCTCCGTGATGTGCGGCTACAATCACGTCAACGGCGACTATGATTGTGAGAATGCCTTCCTGCTGAACGACGTGCTGAAGCGCGACTGGGGCTTCAAGGGCTGGGTGATGTCGGACTGGGGCGCGGTCCATTCGACGGTGAAGGCCGTCAACGCGGGGCTCGACCAGGAATCCGGGCAGGAGCTCGACACCCAGCCTTTCTTCGCTGCGCCGCTCAAGGCGGCGGTGATGGCGGGCAGCGTGCCGCAGGCGCGGCTCGATGACATGGTGCGCCGCATTCTCCGCACGATGATCGCACACGGTCTCGTCGACCACCCGACGCCGACCACACCACAGGCGATCGACTATGACGCCCATGCCGAGATCGCCCAGCGCGCGGCAGAAGCGGGCATCGTCCTGCTCCGCAACGACGGCCTGCTGCCGCTCGCGGCGACCGCCCGGCACATCCTCGTCATCGGCTCCCATGCCGACAAGGGCGTGCTGTCCGGCGGCGGCTCGTCGCAGGTCCGTTCGGTCGGAGGGTTGGCATCTGAAGAGCCGATGCCCGGTGGCGGGCCGCTCAGCAGCTTCATCAAGGTGAGCTACCACGCCTCCTCCCCGCTCGATGCGATCCGCAAGCGGGCGCCGGGGGCGGAGGTCCGCTATCTCGATGGCGAAGATGCCGAAGCGGCAGCCGCCGCGGCGCGATCGGCGGACATCGTGCTCGTCTTTGCGCACCAATGGCGTACCGAGGCCGTCGATGTCGACACTCTGGCGCTGCCCGATGGGCAAGACGCGCTAATCGATGCCGTCGCGTCCGCCAATCCGAAGACGGTCGTGATCCTCGAGACCGGCGGCGCGGTGCTGATGCCCTGGCGCGACAAGGTCGGCGCGGTGCTCGAAGCCTGGTATCCCGGCCAGCGCGGCGGCCCCGCGATCGCCCGCGTCCTGTTCGGCGAGGTCAATCCCGGCGGGCGGCTGCCGCTCACCTTCCCGGCGAGCGAGGCCCAGGCGCCCCGTCCGCAAATCCCGGGCCTGGCGTCGGTCAAGGCAGCGGCGGCGAGGAATGCCGGCAAACCCGCGATGCTCGATCTGTCGACGGTGGATCTGACAGGTGGCGTCGCCGAATTCACCGTCGACTATCCCGAAGGCGCCGACGTCGGCTATCGGTGGTATGCAGGCCAGGGCACCAAACCGCTGTATCCGTTCGGCTTCGGGCTTTCCTATAGCCAGTTCGCCTATAGCCGGCTGACGCTGGCGGGGGGGCGGACGCCGACGATCAGCTTCCGCGTCACCAATACCGGCAAACGAGCCGGCGCGGACGTGCCGCAGGTCTATGCGAACGTGGCTCTCGGCAAGGGTGCCGCGCTGCCCCGGCTGGTGGGATTCGAACGGGTGGTGCTGAAGCCCGGTGAGACGCGCACCGTCTCCGTCACCATCGATCCACGCCTGATCGCGCGTTACGATGGGACGGCAAGGGCGTGGAAAGTGGCGGCTGGCTCGCTGCCGATCATGGTCGGCACCGATGTGCAGACGCCGGTGTTGAGCGGCACCGTAGCCGTCCCCGCCCTGAGCCTCCCCGCCGAGGCCTCGAACATCTCGAAATGA
- a CDS encoding NAD(P)/FAD-dependent oxidoreductase encodes MTLEGTVAHADVLIVGAGHGGAQAAIALRQRKFTGSIAIVGEEPETPYERPPLSKDYLAGDKPFERILIRPAAFWEEREVAMLTGRRVVAVDPAAHVVTTEDGGTIGYGTLIWAAGGHARRLTCSGHHLAGVHSVRSRADVDRMRDELATTTRVCVIGGGYIGLEAAAVLTKLGKRVTVLEALDRVLARVAGESLSRFYEAEHRAHGVDVRLNTMVECIEEQDGRASGVRLAGGEILACEMVIVGIGIVPAVEPLLAAGARGGNGVAIDQHGRTTLPDIFALGDCAMHANSYADGMPIRLESVQNAHDMAMTVARTITGGPEPYESVPWFWSNQYDLKLQTVGLSTGHDQAIVRGDPATRSFAIIYLRQGRVVAIDAVNAVKDYAQGKALVVTGARADAAGLANPTVALRDLV; translated from the coding sequence ATGACATTGGAAGGCACTGTGGCGCACGCAGACGTGCTAATCGTGGGCGCAGGACATGGCGGTGCGCAAGCGGCGATCGCGCTGCGACAGCGCAAATTTACGGGCAGCATCGCGATCGTCGGCGAGGAGCCCGAAACCCCCTATGAGCGCCCGCCGCTGTCGAAGGACTATCTGGCCGGCGACAAGCCGTTCGAGCGCATCCTGATCCGCCCCGCCGCCTTCTGGGAGGAGCGCGAGGTGGCGATGCTGACGGGGCGGCGCGTCGTTGCGGTCGATCCGGCTGCGCATGTCGTCACGACCGAGGACGGCGGCACGATCGGCTATGGCACGCTGATCTGGGCGGCAGGCGGCCATGCGCGGCGGCTGACCTGCAGCGGCCATCATCTGGCCGGCGTCCATTCGGTGCGCAGCCGCGCCGATGTCGACCGGATGAGGGACGAACTCGCGACGACGACGCGGGTCTGCGTGATCGGCGGCGGCTATATCGGGCTCGAGGCGGCGGCGGTGCTGACCAAGCTCGGCAAGCGGGTCACCGTGCTCGAGGCGCTCGACCGCGTGCTCGCGCGCGTCGCGGGCGAGTCGCTGTCGCGCTTCTACGAAGCCGAGCATCGCGCGCACGGCGTCGACGTGCGGCTCAACACCATGGTCGAGTGCATCGAGGAGCAGGACGGCCGCGCCAGCGGGGTCAGGCTCGCGGGCGGCGAAATCCTGGCCTGCGAGATGGTGATCGTCGGGATCGGCATCGTCCCCGCGGTCGAGCCGCTGCTGGCCGCGGGTGCGCGCGGCGGCAACGGCGTCGCGATCGACCAGCATGGCCGCACCACGCTGCCCGACATCTTCGCGCTCGGCGACTGCGCGATGCACGCCAATTCCTATGCCGATGGCATGCCGATCCGGCTCGAATCGGTGCAGAACGCCCATGACATGGCGATGACGGTCGCGCGCACGATCACCGGTGGTCCCGAGCCCTATGAGAGCGTGCCGTGGTTCTGGTCCAACCAATATGATCTGAAGTTGCAGACCGTCGGCCTATCGACAGGGCATGACCAGGCGATCGTGCGCGGCGATCCTGCGACGCGTTCATTCGCGATCATCTACCTTAGGCAGGGCCGGGTTGTGGCCATCGACGCCGTCAACGCCGTCAAGGATTATGCCCAGGGCAAGGCACTCGTCGTGACGGGTGCCAGGGCCGATGCCGCTGGCCTTGCCAATCCAACGGTTGCGCTTCGTGATCTGGTGTGA
- a CDS encoding bile acid:sodium symporter family protein → MNRLRTLVDPFILALLGTVLLASILPARGMFAPFFSGLADAAIVLLFFLHGAKLSRAAIVAGASNWRLHAAVFVTTFLVFPAIGFGVSSLPFLAPPVASGLLFLTLLPSTVQSSIAFTAIARGNVAAAVCSASFSNLVGVFVTPLLVALLMGGGAAALSWHSVETIMLQLLLPFGAGHALRPLVGGFVGRHKSVLTIVDRGSILLVVYSAFGAAVVEGLWHRLSPASLGLIAVCCVAILAVVLLLTLVAGRILGFTREDAIVLIFCGSKKSLASGVPMAGVLFAPAQVGVAILPLMLFHQIQLFACAFIARRYAADPIEMVAAARPASA, encoded by the coding sequence ATGAACCGCCTCCGTACCCTAGTCGATCCCTTCATCCTGGCTCTGCTCGGGACGGTGTTGCTCGCGTCGATCCTGCCGGCGCGGGGGATGTTCGCGCCCTTCTTCAGCGGGCTGGCGGACGCCGCGATCGTGCTGCTGTTCTTCCTGCACGGCGCCAAGCTCTCGCGTGCGGCGATCGTCGCGGGCGCGAGCAACTGGCGCCTCCACGCGGCGGTGTTCGTCACCACCTTCCTGGTGTTTCCCGCGATCGGCTTCGGGGTGTCGAGCTTGCCGTTCCTGGCGCCTCCCGTCGCCTCGGGCCTGCTGTTCCTCACATTGCTGCCGTCGACCGTGCAATCCTCGATCGCGTTCACCGCGATCGCGCGGGGCAATGTCGCCGCCGCCGTGTGCAGCGCCTCCTTTTCGAACCTCGTCGGCGTCTTCGTGACGCCGCTGCTGGTCGCGCTGCTGATGGGCGGCGGGGCCGCCGCATTGTCCTGGCACAGCGTGGAGACGATCATGCTTCAGCTGCTGCTGCCGTTCGGCGCCGGTCACGCCTTGCGCCCGTTGGTGGGCGGATTCGTCGGTCGGCATAAATCGGTGCTGACGATCGTCGATCGCGGCTCGATCCTGCTCGTCGTCTATTCGGCGTTCGGTGCGGCCGTGGTCGAAGGCCTCTGGCACCGCCTTTCGCCGGCTTCGCTCGGACTGATCGCGGTCTGCTGCGTCGCCATTCTCGCCGTCGTTCTGCTGTTGACCCTGGTTGCCGGCCGCATCCTCGGCTTCACCCGCGAAGACGCGATCGTGCTGATATTCTGCGGGTCGAAGAAAAGCCTGGCGTCGGGCGTGCCGATGGCGGGCGTCCTCTTCGCCCCTGCGCAGGTCGGGGTGGCGATCCTGCCATTGATGCTCTTCCACCAGATCCAGCTGTTCGCCTGTGCCTTCATCGCGAGACGCTACGCCGCCGATCCGATCGAGATGGTGGCCGCGGCACGGCCGGCAAGCGCTTAG
- a CDS encoding carboxylesterase/lipase family protein has product MAPPVAHLASGAVAGVRENDVDAFLGLPYAAPPVGALRWRSPQPVVAWRGVRSAQAFGNDCLQDSAHNPLPPGYANPELEDCLYLNVWRPHGTHKRLPVMMWIHGGAFIMGSGSLPIYDGRALARQGVVIVTINYRLGRFGTYANPSLSAEQRGGTLANYGMMDQIAALRWIRANAASLGGDPDNVTIFGESAGASSVNFLMTSPLARGLFAKAISESGGSSEHLQPLTGSPVSAEAAGLQWARSKGVADGDVNALRALPAATILDAPVRAPAFPVRDGKLIVHDTTDAFRLGEAAPVPYLVGANDYEQSLMRWLPGAGDAMLARLGDRAAPLLAQYQAPGVTREQAIGRLWGEQAMVEPARRRAKQQGARGLPVWLYRFSYVPEALRSTVPGAGHDNEMQMVFAVPSPAARPGWTADDQKMADIVSGYWVAFAKRSDPNPPHALPWPAFSAKSDKIMEFSASGPIVIDDFGKQRLDMIESLSLQ; this is encoded by the coding sequence ATGGCTCCGCCTGTCGCACACCTGGCCAGCGGTGCCGTCGCGGGCGTGCGCGAGAACGACGTCGATGCCTTTCTCGGCCTGCCCTATGCGGCGCCGCCGGTCGGAGCGTTGCGCTGGAGATCGCCGCAGCCGGTCGTGGCGTGGCGTGGCGTCCGGTCGGCACAGGCGTTCGGCAATGACTGCCTGCAGGACAGCGCGCACAATCCGTTGCCGCCCGGTTATGCCAATCCGGAATTGGAAGATTGCCTCTATCTCAACGTCTGGCGCCCGCATGGCACGCACAAGCGGCTGCCGGTGATGATGTGGATCCATGGCGGCGCCTTCATCATGGGCTCGGGGTCGCTCCCCATCTATGATGGGCGGGCCCTGGCCCGGCAGGGTGTCGTCATCGTCACCATCAACTATCGCCTCGGTCGCTTCGGCACCTATGCCAATCCGAGCCTGAGTGCCGAACAGCGGGGTGGAACGCTCGCCAATTACGGCATGATGGACCAGATCGCCGCGCTCCGCTGGATCAGGGCCAATGCCGCATCGCTGGGCGGCGATCCCGACAATGTCACGATTTTCGGGGAATCGGCGGGCGCGTCGTCAGTCAATTTCCTGATGACGTCGCCGCTCGCGCGCGGCCTGTTCGCCAAGGCGATCTCGGAAAGCGGCGGCAGCAGCGAGCATCTCCAGCCATTGACCGGCTCGCCGGTCTCGGCGGAGGCGGCCGGCCTGCAGTGGGCACGCAGCAAGGGCGTGGCCGACGGCGACGTGAACGCGCTCCGCGCCTTGCCCGCCGCGACCATACTCGATGCGCCGGTACGGGCTCCGGCCTTTCCGGTGCGCGACGGCAAGCTGATCGTGCATGATACCACCGATGCGTTCCGGCTCGGCGAGGCCGCGCCCGTTCCCTATCTAGTCGGCGCCAATGATTATGAGCAGAGCCTGATGCGCTGGCTGCCGGGGGCAGGGGACGCGATGCTGGCCAGGTTGGGCGATCGGGCGGCACCGCTGCTCGCGCAATATCAGGCGCCGGGCGTGACGCGCGAACAGGCGATCGGGCGTCTGTGGGGCGAACAGGCGATGGTCGAGCCGGCGCGCCGCCGGGCCAAGCAGCAGGGCGCAAGGGGGCTGCCGGTCTGGCTCTATCGGTTCAGCTACGTGCCCGAGGCGTTGCGCAGCACGGTCCCGGGAGCGGGGCACGACAACGAGATGCAGATGGTTTTCGCGGTGCCCTCGCCGGCGGCGCGCCCCGGCTGGACGGCGGACGACCAGAAGATGGCCGATATCGTCAGCGGCTATTGGGTGGCGTTCGCGAAGCGCAGCGATCCCAACCCGCCTCATGCGTTGCCCTGGCCGGCCTTCTCCGCAAAGAGCGACAAGATCATGGAATTTTCGGCGAGCGGCCCGATCGTGATCGATGATTTCGGCAAGCAGAGGCTCGATATGATCGAGAGCCTGTCGCTGCAATAA
- a CDS encoding aldo-keto reductase family protein: MIVTTRDPIDPRSHRPAAFGQADARDTPKPAPKAGIALFDTAPGYGTGLNSRFAPRGRRGHGIPRAVGHGTSSTKVTHLGKIAPRQSARPDNSNRGGSAG; this comes from the coding sequence TTGATCGTCACCACCCGCGATCCCATCGATCCGCGATCCCATCGACCTGCGGCGTTCGGCCAGGCCGACGCGCGCGATACGCCGAAGCCGGCGCCCAAGGCCGGCATCGCGCTGTTCGATACGGCGCCAGGCTATGGCACGGGCCTGAACTCGCGCTTCGCGCCGCGCGGGCGCCGTGGCCACGGGATCCCGAGGGCGGTGGGGCACGGTACGTCGTCAACAAAAGTGACGCATCTCGGCAAGATCGCACCCCGACAATCCGCCAGACCGGACAATAGCAATAGGGGCGGGAGCGCGGGATGA
- a CDS encoding beta-glucosidase family protein, producing the protein MRKLTLLGLLLSGAAHAAPVWQDRAKSPAVRAAALEQALTTDEKLSLVHGIWPVPWTRAPGEALPAGAVPGAGYVPGVPRLGIPALTETDASLGVSNPSNVRAGDFATALPSGLAMASTFDPDSAYRADAMIAGEARAKGFNVLLTGGVNLARDPRNGRNFEYYGEDPLLSGLMGGAAIRGAQSQHVIATVKHFALNDSETNRNFSNSVIAEAPMRESDLLAFEIAIEQGHPASVMCGYNLVNGAYDCGNAPLLDGVLKGDWQYPGFVMSDWGAVKATDFALDGLDQQSAEETDKQRWFGAPLAEAVRTGHVPDARLSDMVRRILYGQIASGAFDAPVAPGGTIDYAADAAVSRQVATAGMVLLKNDHAILPLARSARTILVIGDYVEKGVMSGGGSSNVIGKPDQPAAPMSGETLFAQYVKEQYHPSPPLAAIRARAPQAHVLFDNGRNAAEAARKAKLADLVIVFGNQWMTEDSDAPNIDLPRGQDAMIAGVAAANPHTVVVLQTGGPVAMPWLDHVPAVLEAWYSGQQGGEAIADILFGDANPSGRLPITFPRSIAQTPRPPVLDGADLPDGVQFDVRYPEGADIGYRWFAKTGQTPLFAFGHGLSYTRFRYADLVVRGGKTPTASFTVTNVGDRAGADVPQLYLTRAPGGPARRLLGFRRVMLAPGASQRVQLPLDARLLSRFDPAAHAWSLDGGTYRISLSQASDADQIDADVRLAARRQAP; encoded by the coding sequence ATGCGCAAGTTAACCCTGCTCGGCCTCCTGCTTTCCGGTGCGGCGCATGCCGCGCCCGTCTGGCAGGATCGAGCCAAGTCACCGGCCGTCCGGGCCGCCGCGCTCGAGCAGGCGCTGACCACCGACGAGAAGTTGTCGCTCGTCCACGGCATATGGCCGGTTCCGTGGACGCGCGCGCCCGGCGAGGCGCTTCCGGCGGGCGCCGTCCCCGGAGCCGGCTATGTCCCCGGCGTTCCCCGCCTGGGCATTCCGGCATTGACCGAAACCGACGCGTCGCTCGGCGTCTCGAATCCCTCCAACGTCCGCGCCGGCGATTTCGCGACGGCGCTTCCGTCCGGCCTCGCGATGGCGTCCACCTTCGATCCGGACAGCGCCTATCGCGCCGACGCGATGATCGCGGGCGAGGCGCGGGCGAAAGGCTTCAACGTGCTGCTCACCGGCGGGGTCAATCTGGCGCGCGATCCGCGCAACGGCCGGAATTTCGAATATTATGGCGAGGATCCGCTGCTTTCCGGGCTGATGGGCGGCGCCGCGATCCGCGGCGCACAGAGCCAGCATGTGATCGCCACGGTCAAGCATTTCGCGCTCAACGACAGCGAGACCAACCGCAATTTCTCGAACAGCGTGATCGCCGAGGCACCGATGCGCGAAAGCGACCTGCTCGCCTTCGAGATCGCGATCGAACAGGGGCACCCCGCCTCGGTGATGTGCGGCTACAACCTCGTCAACGGTGCGTATGATTGCGGCAATGCGCCGCTGCTCGACGGCGTGCTCAAGGGCGACTGGCAGTATCCCGGCTTCGTGATGTCCGACTGGGGCGCGGTGAAGGCCACCGATTTCGCGCTCGACGGGCTCGATCAGCAATCCGCCGAGGAGACCGACAAGCAACGATGGTTCGGCGCCCCGCTCGCCGAAGCGGTGCGGACCGGGCATGTCCCCGACGCCCGCCTGTCCGACATGGTGCGGCGCATCCTCTATGGCCAGATCGCGAGCGGCGCCTTCGACGCGCCCGTCGCTCCGGGCGGCACGATCGATTATGCGGCGGACGCCGCCGTGTCGCGACAGGTCGCGACCGCGGGGATGGTGCTGCTCAAGAATGATCATGCGATCCTGCCGCTGGCGAGATCGGCGCGCACCATCCTGGTGATCGGCGACTATGTCGAAAAGGGCGTCATGTCGGGCGGCGGCTCCTCCAACGTGATCGGCAAGCCGGATCAGCCGGCCGCGCCGATGAGCGGCGAGACGCTGTTCGCCCAATATGTGAAGGAGCAATATCACCCCTCGCCCCCGCTCGCCGCGATCCGCGCGCGTGCGCCGCAAGCGCATGTGCTCTTCGACAATGGCCGCAACGCCGCGGAGGCGGCGCGCAAGGCGAAGCTCGCCGATCTCGTCATCGTCTTCGGCAACCAGTGGATGACCGAGGACAGCGATGCGCCCAATATCGATCTGCCGCGCGGGCAGGATGCGATGATCGCGGGTGTCGCCGCCGCCAATCCCCACACCGTCGTCGTGCTGCAGACCGGCGGCCCGGTCGCGATGCCATGGCTCGATCACGTGCCGGCGGTGCTCGAGGCCTGGTATTCGGGGCAGCAGGGCGGCGAGGCGATCGCCGACATCCTGTTCGGCGACGCCAATCCCTCGGGCCGCCTGCCGATCACCTTTCCCCGGAGCATCGCACAGACGCCGCGCCCGCCCGTACTCGACGGCGCCGATCTGCCGGACGGAGTCCAGTTCGACGTGCGCTATCCCGAGGGTGCCGACATCGGCTATCGCTGGTTCGCCAAGACCGGCCAGACGCCGCTCTTCGCCTTCGGCCATGGCCTCAGCTACACCCGCTTCCGCTACGCCGATCTGGTGGTGCGCGGCGGCAAGACGCCCACCGCCTCCTTCACCGTCACCAATGTCGGCGATCGTGCCGGCGCCGACGTGCCGCAGCTCTATCTCACCCGCGCCCCCGGCGGCCCGGCCCGGCGCCTGCTCGGCTTCCGGCGGGTGATGCTCGCACCGGGCGCCAGCCAGCGCGTGCAACTGCCCCTCGACGCCCGGCTGCTCAGCCGGTTCGATCCCGCTGCGCACGCCTGGTCGCTGGACGGGGGCACATACCGGATCAGCCTTTCGCAGGCATCGGACGCCGATCAGATCGACGCCGACGTGCGCCTCGCCGCCCGACGGCAGGCGCCATGA
- a CDS encoding TauD/TfdA dioxygenase family protein, with protein sequence MTTTLTRLRTTPLRADTQFGAEIHDIDLRTADQATKQAVVDEFQRSGAILIRGQDMRPEDLVAFVEMFGVPEDHTNKAFVMEGHEKVYILSNRIGSHRDGVGWHTDYSYKEEPVMSTMLYAVEVPEVGGETYLADMVSAYNALPPERQEELQTLRLHHSWEYFMTNREDARMEITPELLAENPDVVHPLIRTHPADGRKALWVSTGTVKAVIGQEDPSDLAVLDELVDFGTQERFVFKHKWQVGDILMWDNRCTLHTGSGFDDQKYIRTMHRLWVRGDKPY encoded by the coding sequence ATGACGACGACGCTTACCCGCTTGCGCACCACGCCACTGCGCGCCGACACGCAATTCGGCGCCGAAATCCACGACATCGATCTGCGCACCGCAGACCAGGCGACCAAGCAGGCCGTCGTCGACGAGTTCCAGCGCTCCGGCGCGATCCTGATCCGCGGGCAGGACATGCGCCCCGAGGATCTCGTCGCCTTCGTCGAGATGTTCGGCGTGCCCGAGGATCACACCAACAAGGCCTTCGTGATGGAGGGCCATGAAAAGGTCTACATCCTGTCGAACCGGATCGGCAGCCATCGCGACGGCGTGGGCTGGCACACCGACTACAGCTACAAGGAAGAGCCGGTGATGAGCACGATGCTCTATGCCGTCGAGGTTCCCGAAGTCGGCGGCGAGACCTATCTCGCCGACATGGTCTCCGCCTACAATGCGCTGCCGCCCGAGCGTCAGGAGGAACTGCAAACGCTGCGCCTTCATCACAGCTGGGAATATTTCATGACGAACCGGGAGGATGCCCGGATGGAGATCACCCCCGAACTGCTCGCCGAGAATCCCGACGTCGTGCATCCGCTGATCCGCACCCACCCGGCGGACGGCCGCAAGGCGCTCTGGGTTTCGACCGGCACCGTGAAGGCGGTCATCGGGCAGGAGGATCCGAGCGATCTCGCGGTCCTCGACGAGCTCGTCGATTTCGGGACGCAGGAGCGCTTCGTGTTCAAGCACAAGTGGCAGGTCGGCGACATTCTGATGTGGGATAATCGCTGCACGCTCCACACCGGCTCGGGCTTCGACGACCAGAAATATATCCGCACGATGCACCGCCTCTGGGTGCGCGGCGACAAGCCCTATTGA
- a CDS encoding helix-turn-helix domain-containing protein gives MDPPAWIFSTADLPPDTRNAAWADAMRRLRLPQVTPLGPEPMNGSVTVAVSPMGIQFALVTADAQEIAGRSDEQIEGLWLSMLIDGQGVMRAPEFETPFHPGMILCGITRSASTLTLGRRHRQLFVRLPHPAIAPRLLAHLQASVVVLDASRGMPAVFARLLEATALELATLGADHLRPVEIAVIEFLVAILAADGGARTRGGAEGARAALLHRILQRMETMLGDPELGIGSLAADVGISPRYLRRLFAAEEMNFAATLKARRLERCHADLTSPLHAQLGISAIAFRWGFNDAAHFSRSFRERYGISAREYRRDVVK, from the coding sequence ATGGACCCGCCAGCCTGGATTTTCTCGACCGCCGATCTGCCGCCGGACACGCGCAACGCGGCGTGGGCCGATGCGATGAGGCGGCTGCGGCTGCCGCAGGTCACGCCGCTCGGCCCCGAACCGATGAACGGCTCGGTCACGGTTGCGGTATCGCCGATGGGCATTCAGTTCGCGCTGGTGACGGCCGATGCGCAGGAGATTGCGGGCCGCTCCGACGAACAGATTGAGGGCCTGTGGCTCAGCATGCTGATCGACGGGCAGGGCGTCATGCGCGCGCCCGAGTTCGAGACGCCCTTCCATCCCGGGATGATCCTGTGCGGGATCACGCGCAGCGCGTCGACCCTCACGCTGGGCCGGCGCCATCGCCAGTTGTTCGTCCGGCTGCCGCATCCGGCGATCGCGCCGCGCTTGCTGGCGCATCTGCAGGCGAGCGTCGTCGTGCTCGATGCCTCGCGGGGGATGCCCGCCGTCTTCGCCCGGCTGCTCGAGGCCACCGCGCTCGAACTCGCTACGCTGGGAGCGGATCATCTCAGGCCGGTCGAGATCGCGGTGATCGAATTTCTCGTCGCCATTCTGGCGGCCGATGGTGGCGCGCGCACGCGCGGCGGGGCCGAAGGCGCACGCGCGGCGCTGCTCCACCGCATTCTCCAGCGCATGGAAACGATGCTGGGCGATCCGGAGCTCGGCATCGGATCGCTTGCCGCCGATGTCGGCATATCGCCACGCTATCTCAGGCGGCTGTTCGCGGCGGAAGAGATGAATTTTGCGGCGACGCTGAAGGCCCGGCGGCTCGAACGCTGTCACGCCGACCTGACCAGCCCGCTCCACGCGCAACTGGGGATTTCGGCGATCGCCTTCCGCTGGGGGTTCAACGATGCGGCGCATTTCAGCCGTTCGTTTCGCGAGCGCTACGGCATTTCCGCACGCGAATATCGGCGGGACGTCGTGAAATAG